From a single Sphingobium sp. genomic region:
- the typA gene encoding translational GTPase TypA, which produces MSLRNIAIIAHVDHGKTTLVDQLFRQSGTFRDNQRVEERAMDSNDLEKERGITILAKPTSVEWEGTRINIVDTPGHADFGGEVERILSMVDGVILLVDSSEGAMPQTKFVTGKALKLGLRPIVVVNKIDRPDERIQEVLDEVFDLFVSLDATDEQLDFPVLYASGRNGYANENPDLREGTLTPMFKKIVEHVPPPALEVDAPFSFLVTLLDRDNFLGRILTGRVQSGTVKVNQPIHALDMDGKVIETGRASKIMTFQGLDRVPTDEASAGDIISIAGLTTATVSNTIADTSVTEAIQAQPIDPPTLSMRFAVNDSPMAGREGTKVTSRMIRDRLEREAESNVAIKVTESEDKDSFEVAGRGELQLGVLIETMRREGFELGISRPRVLYREDENGNRTEPYETVVIDVDDEHSGTVVEKMALRKGEMTDMRPSGGGKTRITFSAPSRGLIGYHGEFLSDTRGTGIMNRLFEKYGPYRGPIEGRKNGVLISNGNGEAVAYALGPLEERGILFVSPGEALYEGMIIGENAKPEDLEVNPMKSKQLTNFRSTGKDDAIRLTPPKIMTLEQAIAYIDDDEMVEVTPKNIRIRKALLDPHERKKASRKKEAA; this is translated from the coding sequence ATGTCCCTGCGTAATATCGCCATCATCGCGCACGTCGATCATGGCAAGACCACCCTTGTTGATCAGCTTTTCCGCCAGTCCGGTACATTCCGCGATAACCAGCGCGTCGAAGAGCGGGCGATGGATTCGAACGATCTGGAAAAAGAACGCGGGATCACGATTCTGGCCAAGCCGACCTCGGTGGAATGGGAAGGCACGCGCATCAATATCGTCGACACCCCGGGTCACGCCGACTTTGGCGGCGAGGTGGAGCGAATCCTGTCGATGGTCGATGGCGTCATCCTGCTGGTCGATTCATCCGAAGGTGCGATGCCGCAGACGAAATTCGTGACCGGCAAGGCATTGAAGTTGGGCCTGCGCCCGATCGTTGTCGTCAACAAGATCGACCGCCCCGATGAGCGCATCCAGGAAGTGCTCGACGAAGTGTTCGACCTGTTCGTCTCATTGGACGCAACCGACGAGCAGCTTGATTTCCCCGTGCTCTATGCCTCGGGCCGCAACGGCTATGCCAACGAAAATCCGGATTTGCGCGAAGGCACGCTGACTCCGATGTTCAAGAAGATCGTCGAGCATGTGCCGCCGCCGGCTCTGGAGGTGGACGCCCCCTTCTCCTTCCTTGTGACTTTGCTCGACCGCGACAATTTCCTGGGACGTATCCTCACTGGCCGTGTCCAGTCGGGAACGGTGAAGGTCAACCAGCCGATCCACGCGCTTGATATGGATGGCAAGGTTATTGAAACCGGTCGCGCCTCGAAGATCATGACTTTCCAGGGGCTTGATCGCGTGCCAACCGACGAAGCCAGCGCGGGCGACATCATTTCGATCGCAGGTCTGACCACGGCCACAGTATCGAACACCATCGCCGACACCTCTGTCACCGAGGCGATTCAGGCGCAGCCGATCGATCCGCCAACACTGTCGATGCGTTTTGCCGTCAACGACAGCCCTATGGCGGGCCGTGAAGGCACCAAGGTAACCAGCCGCATGATCCGTGACCGGCTTGAACGCGAAGCCGAATCGAATGTCGCGATCAAGGTCACTGAAAGCGAAGATAAGGATTCGTTCGAAGTCGCCGGTCGCGGCGAACTCCAACTCGGCGTCCTTATCGAAACGATGCGCCGCGAAGGTTTTGAACTCGGTATCAGCCGCCCGCGCGTGCTGTATCGCGAAGACGAAAACGGCAACCGCACCGAACCTTATGAAACTGTCGTCATCGACGTGGATGATGAGCATTCGGGCACCGTCGTTGAGAAGATGGCGCTGCGCAAAGGTGAAATGACCGATATGCGCCCCTCGGGCGGCGGCAAGACCCGCATCACGTTCAGCGCTCCCTCGCGCGGCCTGATCGGCTATCATGGCGAATTCCTGTCCGACACGCGCGGCACGGGCATCATGAACCGTCTATTCGAAAAATACGGTCCCTATCGCGGCCCGATTGAAGGCCGCAAAAATGGCGTGCTGATCTCGAACGGCAATGGCGAAGCGGTTGCATACGCCCTCGGCCCCTTGGAAGAGCGCGGCATATTGTTCGTCTCGCCCGGCGAAGCGCTATATGAAGGCATGATCATCGGCGAGAATGCGAAGCCCGAAGACCTTGAAGTCAACCCGATGAAGTCGAAGCAGCTGACCAACTTCCGCTCGACCGGCAAGGACGACGCCATCCGCCTCACCCCGCCCAAGATCATGACGCTGGAACAGGCGATCGCCTATATCGATGACGATGAAATGGTCGAAGTGACGCCGAAAAACATCCGCATCCGCAAGGCCCTACTCGACCCGCATGAGCGCAAGAAGGCCAGCCGGAAGAAGGAAGCGGCCTGA
- a CDS encoding bile acid:sodium symporter family protein, producing MTGPVASPAGLVHQADMIARLFPDRFVLMLLGAILLGWLMPATGGALDVAQRISNVSIFALFFLHGLRLPRKEVLAALKSWKLQVGMLAFTFLIFPLAGWGLAQAAGSLLPVALLSGVMYCAMLPSTVQSAISYSAMANGNIAGSVVGAAISNLLGIIATPLLVAVVIGAAAGVSLHSETIMRIATMLLLPFALGQIAQSWMGAWAVRQKRLLSFFDRLVIVIAVYVAFAAAVASGSLAAVDGGTLLVLTVVIGLLLLAAFAGSWALGHLLGLDRADRTSLIFAGAHKSIATGAPMAAILFGSGAGLILLPAILYHMAQLLVSAPIAARLAKGS from the coding sequence ATGACGGGCCCGGTTGCCAGCCCGGCAGGACTGGTTCATCAGGCCGACATGATCGCCCGCCTGTTCCCCGACCGTTTTGTGCTGATGCTTTTGGGTGCGATACTGCTCGGCTGGCTGATGCCGGCGACGGGCGGCGCCTTGGATGTCGCGCAGCGGATAAGCAATGTCAGCATTTTTGCGCTATTCTTCCTCCACGGCCTGCGTTTGCCGCGCAAAGAGGTTTTAGCGGCGCTGAAAAGCTGGAAGCTGCAGGTGGGGATGCTGGCATTCACTTTCCTGATCTTTCCGCTTGCAGGCTGGGGCCTTGCGCAAGCGGCTGGGTCCTTGCTGCCAGTCGCGCTGCTTAGCGGGGTGATGTATTGCGCGATGCTGCCCTCTACGGTGCAATCGGCGATCAGCTATTCCGCGATGGCGAACGGCAATATTGCAGGATCGGTTGTCGGCGCGGCGATATCCAATCTTCTTGGCATCATTGCTACGCCCTTGCTGGTCGCCGTCGTGATCGGGGCGGCAGCGGGCGTGTCGCTGCATAGCGAAACCATCATGCGCATTGCCACAATGCTGCTATTGCCATTCGCGCTTGGCCAGATTGCCCAATCCTGGATGGGTGCATGGGCAGTTCGGCAGAAAAGGCTATTGTCCTTTTTCGACCGGCTTGTGATTGTGATTGCGGTCTATGTGGCCTTTGCCGCGGCAGTTGCCTCGGGCAGCCTTGCAGCGGTCGATGGTGGCACTTTGCTTGTTCTTACGGTGGTGATCGGGCTGCTGCTGCTTGCGGCCTTTGCAGGATCTTGGGCCCTCGGTCACCTTCTCGGCCTGGATCGTGCCGACCGCACCAGCCTGATCTTCGCAGGCGCGCACAAGAGCATCGCGACCGGCGCACCTATGGCAGCGATCCTTTTTGGCAGCGGCGCAGGGCTGATCCTGTTACCGGCCATCCTTTACCATATGGCGCAGCTTTTGGTTTCAGCCCCGATTGCGGCCCGACTGGCTAAAGGCTCCTAA
- a CDS encoding FtsX-like permease family protein yields the protein MKFSALWRIARRDLSARIRGLRLLAVCLFLGVATLAAIGSLTASIAEELAGRGQTILGGDIEIGIAQREATDAEKQAFAAEGRVSDTVRLRAMAIGSDSVLAELKAVDGAYPLYGKLRLTDGRTVSGPGAGEIYIGPSLANRLDIKPGGTVRFGEAPFRVNGIIAEEPDRLGEGFTVGPVAIIGLPSLPSTGLIQPGSMFESKYRIRLPVDADPTEVAKRLEAAFPTAGWEITDRSNGAPGTRRFIERMGQFLTLVGLAALVIAGIGVGNGVGSYLESKRASIATLKVTGADSSVIFRIYMLQIFTVALGAIILGLAAGSLMPQVIGWVAGDILPVAPGFSFHPVPLAVSALYGLMIAFAFALPPLARARTVPAAGLFRSVVEAGQRPDRRTVLMVAAAISAIVLLAVVTAREPLFSLAFIGAALALLLLLSLLAWALAAIARRLPRPKAPLPRLALTNLHRPGAQTRALVVALGLGLTLFVTLAAIQTSITSEIRTQVPEKAPSFFALDIPRERSAEFEAMVRAADSKAEINMIPALRGTVVEFAGKRVADLSEIPEGAWILRGDRGLTYSAAVPEGSAVAEGQWWGADYSGPPLVSVYKDVADALGLKVGDSLTVSVFGVEIASKVASIREVKWENFGLNYALVFSPGTFDAAPHNMVATLTVDKAAQDRLAKSIPPAFPSSSLIEVGEVVGQVSILLTQMAQAIAAAASIAILAGIAVLVGAIAAARQSRIYDSVILKLLGSTRRQILGAQAIEYGLLAVILGLLSLLLGLGAAWYVVVQIFDFNFAPDPAILALTLVGGAGLTFLLGIAGSLPILAARPAEALRSL from the coding sequence ATGAAATTTTCTGCGCTGTGGCGGATTGCCCGACGTGACCTTTCAGCGCGTATACGCGGGCTTAGGTTGCTGGCAGTCTGCCTGTTTCTGGGCGTTGCCACGCTTGCTGCCATTGGCAGCCTAACGGCGAGCATAGCCGAGGAATTGGCCGGCCGCGGGCAGACCATATTGGGCGGCGATATCGAAATCGGCATCGCACAACGCGAAGCAACCGACGCAGAGAAACAGGCATTTGCCGCCGAAGGCAGGGTTTCGGACACGGTACGCCTGAGGGCCATGGCGATTGGCAGCGACAGCGTGCTCGCCGAACTAAAGGCGGTTGATGGCGCCTATCCGCTTTATGGCAAATTGCGCCTTACCGATGGACGCACGGTCAGCGGGCCCGGCGCAGGCGAAATCTATATCGGTCCGTCGCTTGCCAACCGGTTGGACATCAAGCCCGGCGGCACCGTGCGGTTCGGCGAAGCTCCGTTTCGCGTGAACGGGATCATTGCAGAAGAGCCTGATCGCCTTGGCGAAGGCTTTACCGTTGGCCCTGTCGCGATCATCGGGTTGCCGTCACTCCCCTCCACCGGCCTGATCCAGCCCGGCAGCATGTTTGAAAGCAAGTATCGCATCCGCCTGCCCGTCGACGCTGACCCGACCGAAGTTGCAAAGCGGCTTGAGGCCGCCTTTCCAACTGCAGGATGGGAAATCACCGACCGATCGAATGGCGCGCCGGGCACCCGCCGCTTCATTGAACGTATGGGCCAGTTCCTGACGCTGGTCGGTCTGGCTGCGCTGGTGATCGCAGGAATCGGTGTCGGAAACGGCGTCGGCAGCTATTTGGAAAGCAAGCGCGCCAGCATTGCGACGCTCAAAGTCACAGGGGCAGACAGCAGCGTCATCTTCCGCATCTATATGTTGCAGATTTTCACTGTAGCGCTCGGTGCCATAATTCTGGGCCTGGCCGCTGGAAGCCTAATGCCGCAAGTCATTGGCTGGGTCGCAGGCGACATATTGCCTGTTGCTCCCGGCTTTTCATTCCACCCTGTCCCATTGGCAGTCAGCGCGCTTTATGGCCTGATGATCGCCTTTGCCTTTGCCCTGCCCCCCTTGGCCCGGGCGCGCACGGTTCCAGCTGCGGGATTGTTCCGTTCGGTCGTCGAGGCTGGCCAGCGACCCGACCGGCGCACAGTCCTGATGGTTGCAGCAGCCATTTCGGCGATTGTCCTGCTCGCCGTTGTGACGGCGCGTGAGCCGCTATTTTCGCTCGCCTTCATCGGGGCGGCGCTCGCCTTGCTGCTTCTGCTGTCGCTGCTCGCTTGGGCACTGGCAGCCATTGCCCGGCGCCTGCCGCGGCCCAAGGCCCCGCTTCCCCGCCTTGCGCTGACAAACCTGCACCGGCCGGGCGCGCAGACCCGCGCGCTTGTCGTCGCCTTGGGGCTTGGACTGACGCTGTTTGTGACGCTGGCGGCCATCCAGACAAGCATTACCAGCGAAATCCGGACGCAGGTTCCCGAAAAGGCACCGAGTTTCTTCGCGCTGGATATCCCGCGTGAACGCAGCGCCGAATTTGAAGCGATGGTACGCGCTGCAGACAGCAAGGCCGAGATCAACATGATCCCCGCCCTTCGCGGTACCGTGGTCGAATTTGCCGGCAAACGGGTCGCCGACCTCTCCGAAATCCCGGAAGGTGCATGGATTTTGCGGGGTGATCGCGGGCTGACCTACAGTGCCGCCGTGCCCGAAGGCAGCGCTGTTGCCGAAGGTCAATGGTGGGGCGCCGATTATAGCGGTCCGCCGTTGGTGTCGGTGTATAAGGATGTCGCTGACGCCCTGGGCCTCAAGGTCGGCGACAGTCTGACGGTGAGTGTATTTGGGGTAGAGATCGCCTCCAAAGTCGCCTCGATCCGCGAAGTGAAATGGGAAAATTTCGGCCTCAACTATGCGCTGGTCTTTTCGCCCGGAACCTTTGATGCAGCGCCGCACAACATGGTGGCAACGCTGACGGTCGATAAAGCCGCGCAGGATCGGCTTGCCAAATCTATCCCCCCGGCCTTTCCATCCTCCTCGCTGATCGAAGTCGGCGAAGTTGTGGGGCAAGTGTCGATCCTGTTAACGCAAATGGCGCAGGCAATCGCTGCGGCGGCCTCTATTGCGATCCTCGCAGGCATTGCGGTGCTGGTCGGCGCAATTGCCGCCGCGCGCCAGTCGCGCATCTATGACAGTGTGATCCTGAAGCTATTGGGATCGACCCGCCGCCAGATATTGGGCGCGCAAGCGATTGAATATGGTCTGCTCGCGGTCATTCTCGGCCTTTTGTCATTACTCTTGGGGTTGGGCGCGGCCTGGTATGTCGTCGTGCAGATTTTCGATTTCAATTTCGCCCCAGACCCGGCGATATTGGCACTGACGCTTGTGGGAGGGGCTGGGCTGACCTTCCTCCTTGGTATCGCAGGATCACTGCCGATCCTCGCCGCGCGTCCGGCAGAGGCGCTTAGGAGCCTTTAG
- a CDS encoding ABC transporter ATP-binding protein — MAIRASNVTLTLGSSEAPVHILRGVDLDVPYGKSVALLGPSGSGKSSLMAVLAGLERASGGTVQVDGLDFTKLDEDGLARARRGRIGIVLQAFHLLPTMTALENVAVPMELAGIDDPFGRAATELEAVGLGHRLTHYPSQLSGGEQQRVAIARAMAAHPKIIFADEPTGNLDGITGAAIADLLFERRAELGSTLLMITHDPALAARCDRVISMQDGLVVDA; from the coding sequence ATGGCAATCCGCGCGTCGAATGTCACCCTCACGCTTGGTTCTTCCGAAGCGCCCGTTCACATATTACGCGGCGTCGACCTCGACGTGCCTTACGGCAAAAGCGTTGCACTGCTTGGTCCGTCAGGTTCGGGGAAAAGTTCATTGATGGCGGTGCTGGCCGGGCTTGAACGCGCAAGCGGCGGAACCGTGCAGGTCGATGGGCTGGATTTTACCAAGCTTGACGAAGACGGGCTGGCGCGGGCGCGGCGCGGGCGGATCGGTATCGTATTGCAGGCCTTTCACTTGCTACCGACCATGACCGCGCTGGAAAATGTTGCCGTACCCATGGAACTGGCCGGGATTGACGATCCGTTCGGTCGCGCTGCAACCGAATTGGAAGCGGTCGGCCTGGGCCATCGCCTGACCCATTATCCATCGCAACTATCAGGCGGCGAACAGCAGCGGGTGGCGATAGCACGCGCCATGGCCGCGCATCCGAAGATCATATTCGCAGACGAACCGACCGGAAATCTCGATGGGATAACCGGCGCAGCGATTGCGGACCTTTTGTTTGAACGGCGCGCAGAATTGGGTTCAACCTTGCTGATGATTACCCACGACCCCGCACTGGCCGCGCGCTGCGACCGCGTAATATCCATGCAGGATGGCCTGGTGGTGGACGCATGA
- a CDS encoding arylesterase, with translation MLKRLARYGACIALIQGLAACGQSPVANEAKQAEKPVEQAQYDQLVVAFGDSLYAGYQLGPNEGFAPQLQGALGSAGINARVHNAGVSGDTTAAGRQRLTFVLDNLGEKPDLVVLGLGGNDMLRGIKPEETRTNLKAMLDELKKRNIDVILTGMLAAPNLGQDYARAFNPIFPELSKAYGAPLYPFFLNGVVADSALMLPDNIHPNAKGIAKVVAGIAPLVEAELK, from the coding sequence ATGCTGAAAAGACTAGCCCGATATGGGGCGTGTATAGCGCTTATCCAAGGGCTTGCCGCATGCGGGCAATCGCCCGTAGCGAACGAAGCCAAACAGGCTGAAAAGCCGGTGGAACAGGCGCAATATGACCAACTGGTCGTGGCTTTTGGTGACAGCCTTTATGCCGGATATCAGCTTGGCCCCAATGAAGGCTTTGCTCCGCAGTTGCAGGGGGCTTTGGGTTCAGCCGGTATCAATGCCCGCGTTCATAATGCCGGCGTTTCGGGTGATACCACTGCAGCAGGGCGCCAGCGTCTAACCTTCGTGCTCGATAATTTAGGCGAAAAGCCAGATCTTGTTGTTCTTGGCCTTGGAGGAAATGACATGCTGCGCGGCATCAAGCCGGAAGAGACGCGTACCAATCTGAAGGCGATGCTGGATGAACTGAAGAAGCGGAATATTGACGTGATCCTGACAGGGATGCTTGCGGCACCCAATCTGGGGCAGGACTATGCCCGCGCCTTTAATCCGATTTTTCCAGAGCTATCGAAAGCATATGGCGCCCCGCTTTATCCCTTTTTCCTCAACGGCGTGGTCGCCGATAGTGCGCTGATGCTGCCTGATAATATTCACCCAAATGCCAAGGGGATAGCGAAGGTTGTCGCCGGAATTGCGCCGTTGGTCGAAGCGGAACTGAAATAG
- a CDS encoding toxic anion resistance protein: protein MSTDTLTATETELKLTPPDPVAAIQAERAAGLVPVADEVQTKLQEKVEGYINDLLAQDVNSPEFGKRVDQLTNMGRKEIMEAAGQSNRFLDRPIRQMDDQTGVGADLAELRRTVEDLDPSKRGSLTTKQKLFGIIPWGNKLRNYFDSYQSAQGHISAVLGRLANGKDELLMDNAAIDVERQNLWKAMGKLEQMIVISKQLDARLEEKAAELELSDPAKAKALRETALFYVRQRHQDLLTQMAVTVQGYLAMDLVKKNNIELVKGVDRASTTTVGALRTAVTVAQAMTNQRLVLDQITALNTTTANIIDGTGRMMRENTAAIHEQAAAATIPLETLSRAFQNIYDTMDAIDTFKVKALESMKQTSDALEKEVEKSKGYIARAEGQNQAKLAAQDPGLLSALEA from the coding sequence ATGTCGACCGACACGCTGACTGCCACCGAAACCGAATTGAAGCTGACACCGCCTGATCCGGTTGCCGCGATCCAGGCCGAGCGCGCAGCTGGGCTGGTGCCCGTTGCCGACGAAGTGCAGACAAAACTGCAGGAAAAGGTCGAGGGATATATTAACGATCTGCTCGCACAGGATGTTAACAGCCCCGAATTCGGCAAGCGGGTCGATCAACTGACCAATATGGGTCGCAAGGAAATCATGGAGGCCGCAGGCCAATCCAACCGTTTCCTTGATCGGCCGATCCGGCAGATGGACGACCAGACCGGCGTGGGTGCGGATCTCGCCGAATTGCGGCGCACGGTTGAGGATCTTGATCCTTCCAAGCGCGGCAGCCTGACGACCAAGCAGAAACTTTTCGGCATCATCCCCTGGGGTAACAAGCTGCGAAACTATTTCGACAGCTACCAGAGCGCGCAGGGCCATATCAGCGCGGTCCTCGGCCGGCTTGCCAATGGCAAGGATGAATTGCTGATGGATAATGCCGCCATCGACGTGGAGCGGCAGAATCTTTGGAAAGCGATGGGCAAGCTGGAACAGATGATTGTCATTTCCAAACAGCTTGATGCCCGGTTGGAGGAAAAGGCCGCCGAACTCGAACTGTCGGATCCTGCCAAGGCAAAGGCGTTGCGCGAAACCGCGCTATTTTATGTGCGCCAGCGCCATCAGGATCTGCTGACGCAAATGGCAGTGACGGTCCAGGGCTATCTGGCGATGGACCTTGTGAAGAAGAATAATATCGAACTGGTCAAGGGCGTTGACCGCGCCTCTACCACTACGGTTGGCGCGTTGCGTACCGCAGTCACGGTTGCGCAGGCGATGACGAACCAGCGGCTCGTCCTCGACCAGATCACCGCACTCAACACGACCACAGCGAACATCATCGATGGTACTGGCCGGATGATGCGGGAAAATACAGCCGCGATCCACGAACAGGCTGCGGCGGCGACGATTCCGCTCGAAACGCTCAGCCGGGCCTTCCAGAACATCTATGACACGATGGACGCCATCGACACATTCAAGGTCAAGGCGCTGGAAAGCATGAAGCAAACATCGGATGCGTTGGAAAAGGAAGTCGAAAAGTCGAAGGGCTATATCGCGCGAGCCGAGGGCCAGAATCAGGCAAAGCTTGCCGCACAGGATCCCGGCCTGTTGAGCGCGCTGGAGGCCTGA
- a CDS encoding Ppx/GppA phosphatase family protein: MGDRIAPSPHKGGKGKAARKRGPNRRKSADAAPTGGASCEKSTSSTPKYSHDNRFDGFPGRGSWIGKTAFAALDLGTNNCRLLIARASQDGFTVVDAFSRVVRLGEGLATTGKMSDEAMDRAIEALSVCADKLKRRNVVLARSVATEACRQAVNGAQFIERVKKETGIVLDVISPKEEARLAVMGCHALLEPGEGPALIFDIGGGSTELVLVSTNGLVPEILDWASVPWGVVSLTESEPLEGEDDVALGDAYARMRRKVSDAFAPFAARLPIGEGSHRLLGTSGTVTTLASVYLKLQSYDRKQIDGLHLPTSAMRDISQELAALPPNGRAKFPTIGHERSDLVVAGCAILESIFDIWPGERLGVADRGIREGILRALMASDAKRRDRR; encoded by the coding sequence ATGGGCGATAGAATCGCACCATCGCCGCACAAGGGCGGAAAGGGCAAGGCTGCTCGAAAGAGAGGGCCAAACCGCCGGAAATCCGCCGATGCGGCACCAACGGGCGGAGCCTCGTGCGAAAAAAGCACGAGTAGCACTCCCAAATATTCTCACGACAATCGTTTTGATGGCTTTCCCGGTCGTGGAAGCTGGATCGGCAAAACCGCCTTTGCCGCACTCGATTTGGGGACCAATAATTGTCGCCTGCTGATTGCCCGTGCATCGCAGGATGGATTTACCGTTGTTGATGCTTTCTCGCGCGTTGTGCGCCTTGGCGAAGGGCTGGCAACGACCGGCAAGATGAGCGACGAGGCGATGGACCGTGCCATTGAGGCTTTGTCGGTTTGTGCTGACAAGTTGAAACGGCGTAATGTCGTGCTTGCCCGTTCTGTTGCGACCGAGGCTTGCCGGCAGGCTGTAAACGGCGCGCAATTTATCGAGCGGGTCAAGAAGGAAACCGGCATCGTCCTTGATGTGATCAGCCCCAAGGAAGAGGCGCGGCTTGCCGTCATGGGGTGCCATGCCCTTCTTGAACCGGGTGAGGGGCCCGCGCTGATTTTTGACATTGGCGGCGGTTCGACCGAGCTGGTGCTGGTGTCGACCAATGGTCTGGTGCCCGAAATTCTCGATTGGGCCAGCGTGCCCTGGGGCGTGGTATCCTTGACCGAAAGCGAGCCGCTGGAGGGCGAAGACGATGTTGCGCTGGGCGATGCCTATGCGCGTATGCGCCGCAAGGTTTCAGATGCCTTCGCGCCCTTTGCGGCGCGCTTGCCGATAGGCGAAGGGAGCCACCGGCTTCTTGGAACGTCGGGTACGGTTACAACGCTTGCCAGCGTCTATCTCAAGCTGCAGTCCTATGATCGAAAGCAGATTGACGGCCTGCATCTGCCCACATCGGCGATGCGCGATATCAGTCAGGAATTGGCTGCCTTGCCGCCCAATGGGCGCGCGAAATTCCCGACGATTGGCCACGAGCGGTCGGATCTGGTGGTCGCTGGTTGTGCAATCCTGGAATCGATTTTCGACATTTGGCCGGGGGAACGCCTGGGCGTTGCCGATCGCGGTATCCGTGAGGGTATCTTGCGGGCCTTGATGGCGAGTGACGCCAAGCGTCGCGACCGGCGTTGA
- a CDS encoding RlmE family RNA methyltransferase, producing the protein MTKFTFGGNLSGRSVTGKERVKTAKRRTAQSARWLERQLNDPYVKRAHADGYRSRAAYKLIELDEKFGFLRGKKAVVDLGIAPGGWAQVVRKRLPNARVAGIDLLPVDPIQGVTIFEMDFMDDAAPDALTDALGQAPDLIMSDMAANTVGHKQTDHLRTMGLVEAATDFAVQVLQPGGDFIAKVFAGGTDPELLAILKANFTTVKHAKPPASRKGSVEWYVVAQGKKG; encoded by the coding sequence ATGACCAAATTCACCTTTGGCGGTAACCTTTCGGGCCGCAGCGTTACCGGCAAAGAGCGGGTGAAAACCGCAAAGCGGCGCACGGCGCAATCTGCTCGTTGGCTCGAGCGGCAATTGAACGATCCCTATGTCAAACGCGCCCATGCCGACGGCTATCGCAGCCGGGCCGCTTATAAGCTGATCGAACTGGATGAGAAGTTCGGTTTCCTGAGAGGCAAGAAGGCCGTGGTCGACCTTGGCATTGCGCCGGGTGGCTGGGCGCAAGTTGTCCGCAAACGTTTGCCCAATGCGCGTGTGGCCGGAATCGACCTATTGCCGGTTGACCCGATACAGGGCGTCACCATCTTCGAGATGGACTTCATGGACGATGCCGCGCCCGATGCGCTGACTGACGCGCTGGGGCAGGCGCCAGACCTTATCATGTCCGATATGGCCGCCAATACCGTCGGGCATAAACAGACGGACCATTTGCGCACTATGGGGCTTGTAGAGGCTGCTACCGATTTTGCGGTGCAGGTGCTGCAGCCCGGCGGTGATTTTATCGCAAAGGTGTTCGCGGGCGGCACCGATCCTGAATTGCTAGCAATATTGAAGGCCAATTTCACCACGGTGAAGCACGCAAAGCCGCCTGCCAGCCGCAAGGGATCGGTCGAATGGTATGTCGTGGCGCAGGGGAAGAAGGGCTAG
- a CDS encoding DsbA family protein — translation MEQPKDRNRKPLFLGLIAVLIIAAVGVYLFAGNSASDTNDVAADASSDAEAAIAAAGISKSERAATEAIVRAYILENPEIITEAVQILQKREVLQRVESAGGALTKAFPGAVAGNPDGAITIVEFTDYNCGFCRASLADIDRLIAGNKDVRVIFREVPILAESSRDGARWALAAARQGKYKAFHDALFAGGPVSEKSIRAAAARAGLNIAQAEKDAASAEIKAELDANLSMMQQIGFGGTPTFFIGDQMIEGAVGYDALKAAVEKVRKKG, via the coding sequence ATGGAACAGCCCAAAGATCGCAATCGAAAACCCCTTTTTCTGGGCCTGATTGCTGTACTCATCATTGCCGCCGTCGGCGTCTATCTCTTCGCGGGCAACAGCGCGTCCGACACAAATGACGTCGCCGCTGACGCTTCATCCGACGCAGAGGCGGCTATTGCAGCGGCGGGGATCAGCAAGAGCGAGCGCGCGGCGACCGAAGCCATTGTTCGCGCCTATATCCTCGAAAACCCGGAGATCATCACCGAGGCAGTGCAGATCCTCCAGAAACGCGAAGTTTTGCAGCGGGTCGAATCCGCCGGTGGCGCATTGACCAAGGCTTTTCCCGGCGCAGTCGCAGGCAACCCGGATGGTGCAATCACGATTGTCGAATTCACCGACTATAATTGCGGTTTCTGCCGGGCGAGTTTGGCCGATATTGATCGCCTGATTGCAGGCAATAAAGATGTTCGCGTGATATTCCGCGAAGTGCCGATCTTGGCCGAAAGCAGCCGCGACGGTGCGCGCTGGGCCTTAGCAGCGGCCCGTCAAGGCAAGTATAAAGCCTTTCACGATGCCCTTTTTGCCGGCGGACCGGTGAGCGAGAAAAGCATTCGAGCAGCCGCCGCCCGTGCAGGCCTGAACATCGCCCAAGCCGAAAAGGACGCCGCCTCGGCCGAGATCAAGGCGGAGCTTGATGCAAATCTGTCGATGATGCAGCAAATCGGTTTCGGTGGAACGCCCACCTTCTTCATCGGCGACCAAATGATCGAGGGCGCAGTTGGTTATGATGCGCTGAAGGCAGCAGTCGAGAAGGTACGCAAAAAGGGCTAG